One part of the Anaeromyxobacter sp. Fw109-5 genome encodes these proteins:
- a CDS encoding phosphodiester glycosidase family protein has protein sequence MKAAAAALLLTLSAAPARTPAPAAARSGPASSRPAHGAEASGWRTLEPGLEMGLFDGPPAGEEARPIAVVRIDPARFELKLLNASAPGEGTLRTARAWAERAGASAAINASMYQEDYRTSVSLMRTRHHVNQRRVSKDRSVLAFDPLARGASPVRIIDRDCDDLERAAQTYGTLVQSIRLVSCDRKNVWAPSARRFSAAAIGVDAKGRVLFIHARTPWPVHELVNALLALPIELRQAMYVEGGPEAQLFVRGGGRQHEWVGGFEHVPQAENRDAWPVPNVVAAVRRK, from the coding sequence ATGAAGGCGGCGGCCGCCGCCCTGCTCCTCACGCTCTCCGCCGCGCCCGCGCGCACCCCGGCACCGGCCGCGGCCCGGAGCGGCCCGGCGTCATCGCGCCCCGCGCACGGCGCGGAAGCGAGTGGCTGGCGAACGCTCGAGCCCGGCCTGGAGATGGGGCTGTTCGACGGGCCGCCCGCCGGCGAGGAGGCGCGCCCGATCGCGGTCGTGCGGATCGATCCCGCCCGCTTCGAGCTGAAGCTGCTCAACGCCTCCGCGCCCGGCGAGGGGACGCTCCGCACCGCGCGCGCGTGGGCCGAGCGCGCGGGCGCCTCGGCCGCGATCAACGCGAGCATGTACCAGGAGGACTACCGGACGAGCGTGTCCCTGATGCGCACGCGGCACCACGTGAACCAGCGCCGCGTCTCCAAGGATCGCTCCGTGCTCGCGTTCGATCCCCTCGCCCGCGGCGCCTCGCCGGTCCGGATCATCGACCGCGACTGCGACGACCTCGAGCGCGCCGCCCAGACCTACGGCACCCTCGTGCAGTCGATCCGCCTCGTCTCCTGCGACCGGAAGAACGTGTGGGCCCCGTCGGCGCGGCGCTTCTCGGCGGCCGCCATCGGCGTGGACGCGAAGGGGCGCGTGCTGTTCATCCACGCGCGCACGCCCTGGCCGGTCCACGAGCTCGTCAACGCGCTGCTCGCGCTGCCGATCGAGCTGCGCCAGGCGATGTACGTGGAGGGTGGCCCGGAGGCGCAGCTCTTCGTGCGCGGCGGCGGGCGCCAGCACGAGTGGGTCGGCGGCTTCGAGCACGTCCCGCAGGCAGAGAACCGCGACGCCTGGCCGGTGCCGAACGTCGTCGCGGCCGTGCGGCGGAAGTAG
- the pgm gene encoding phosphoglucomutase (alpha-D-glucose-1,6-bisphosphate-dependent), translating into MPHPLAGKPAPKDLLVDVPDLLRRYAAERPDPANAAERVSFGTSGHRGSSLRRSFNEAHILAVAQAVCEHRARAGVTGPLFLGRDTHALSEPAERTALEVLAANGVEVVLSEGGAPVPTPVISHAILAHNRSRSGGLADGIVITPSHNPPEDGGIKYNPPDGGPADTDVTAAIEARSNELLAAGGTGVRRMPYEAARRAPNVHTRDYVRPYVEDLRSALDLDAARGASLRIGVDPLGGSNAHYWGAIAAAYGLDLTVVNPLVDPTFGFMPLDHDGKIRMDCSSPYAMANLVAMKDRFDLAFGNDADSDRHGIVTPAAGLMNPNHYLAVSIDYLFRNRPGWPAAAGVGKTLVSSALIDRVARRLGRRLVEVPVGFKWFVPGLLDGSIGFGGEESAGASFLRRDGTTWTTDKDGIVMDLLAVEMRARTGKDPGELYRDLVAELGAPVYARVDAAATPAEKAILKKLAPEAVTATALAGEPILARLTRAPGNGAGIGGLKVVAENGWFAARPSGTEDVYKIYAESFRDEAHLGRILDEAKAIVAAALKSA; encoded by the coding sequence ATGCCACATCCCCTCGCCGGGAAGCCCGCCCCGAAGGATCTCCTCGTCGACGTCCCGGACCTCCTCCGTCGCTATGCCGCGGAGCGTCCGGATCCCGCGAACGCCGCCGAGCGCGTCTCCTTCGGCACCTCCGGCCACCGCGGCTCGTCGCTGCGAAGGAGCTTCAACGAGGCCCACATCCTCGCGGTCGCCCAGGCGGTCTGCGAGCACCGGGCGCGCGCCGGGGTGACGGGTCCGCTCTTCCTCGGCCGGGACACCCACGCGCTCTCCGAGCCGGCGGAGCGCACGGCCCTCGAGGTGCTCGCCGCGAACGGCGTGGAGGTGGTGCTGTCCGAGGGGGGCGCGCCCGTGCCGACGCCCGTGATCTCGCACGCCATCCTCGCGCACAACCGGAGCCGGAGCGGCGGGCTCGCCGACGGCATCGTCATCACGCCGTCTCACAACCCGCCCGAGGACGGCGGCATCAAGTACAACCCGCCCGACGGCGGACCGGCGGACACGGACGTGACCGCCGCCATCGAGGCCCGCTCGAACGAGCTGCTCGCGGCGGGCGGGACCGGCGTGCGGCGCATGCCGTACGAAGCGGCGCGGCGCGCCCCCAACGTCCACACGCGCGACTACGTCCGACCGTACGTCGAGGATCTCCGGAGCGCGCTCGACCTCGACGCCGCGCGCGGCGCCTCGCTGCGCATCGGGGTCGATCCCCTCGGCGGCTCGAACGCGCACTACTGGGGCGCGATCGCGGCGGCGTACGGCCTCGACCTCACCGTCGTGAACCCCCTCGTCGATCCGACCTTCGGATTCATGCCGCTCGACCACGACGGCAAGATCCGCATGGACTGCTCGTCCCCCTACGCCATGGCGAACCTCGTCGCCATGAAGGACCGGTTCGACCTGGCCTTCGGGAACGACGCGGACTCGGACCGGCACGGCATCGTCACCCCCGCCGCCGGGCTCATGAACCCGAACCACTACCTCGCGGTCTCCATCGACTACCTGTTCCGGAACCGGCCGGGCTGGCCGGCGGCGGCGGGGGTCGGGAAGACGCTGGTGTCCTCGGCCCTCATCGACCGGGTCGCGAGGCGGCTCGGGAGGCGCCTGGTCGAGGTGCCGGTGGGATTCAAGTGGTTCGTGCCGGGGCTGCTCGACGGCTCGATCGGCTTCGGCGGGGAGGAGAGCGCGGGCGCCTCGTTCCTGCGCCGCGACGGGACCACGTGGACGACCGACAAGGACGGGATCGTGATGGATCTGCTCGCCGTCGAGATGCGCGCCCGCACCGGGAAGGATCCCGGCGAGCTGTACCGGGACCTCGTCGCCGAGCTCGGCGCCCCGGTCTACGCGCGCGTCGACGCGGCGGCGACGCCCGCGGAGAAGGCGATCCTGAAGAAGCTCGCGCCGGAGGCCGTCACGGCGACGGCGCTCGCGGGCGAGCCGATCCTGGCGCGCCTCACGCGCGCGCCCGGCAACGGCGCCGGGATCGGCGGGCTGAAGGTGGTCGCCGAGAACGGCTGGTTCGCGGCGCGGCCGTCGGGCACCGAGGACGTCTACAAGATCTACGCGGAGAGCTTCAGGGACGAGGCGCACCTCGGGCGCATCCTCGACGAGGCCAAGGCGATCGTGGCGGCGGCGCTGAAGAGCGCGTAG
- a CDS encoding AAA family ATPase: MSAPDLVVLAGLQGAGKSSFYRARFAATHAHVSKDLFRSARDKGRRQRELVTAAARAGGPAVIDDTNPRRADRAVLVALARELGMRPLLYWFPPDVRASLARNAERTGRAQVPKVAIFATAQRLEPPEPAEGFASVYEVQAAPEGAFLVTARPELGAP; encoded by the coding sequence GTGAGCGCCCCCGACCTCGTCGTCCTCGCCGGGCTGCAGGGCGCCGGCAAGTCCAGCTTCTACCGGGCCCGCTTCGCGGCGACGCACGCGCACGTGTCGAAGGACCTGTTTCGCAGCGCGCGCGACAAGGGGCGGCGGCAGCGGGAGCTCGTCACCGCGGCCGCCCGCGCGGGCGGGCCGGCGGTCATCGACGACACCAACCCGCGGCGCGCCGATCGCGCCGTCCTGGTCGCGCTCGCGCGCGAGCTCGGGATGCGGCCCCTGCTGTACTGGTTCCCGCCCGACGTCCGCGCGTCGCTGGCGCGCAACGCGGAGCGCACCGGGCGGGCGCAGGTGCCGAAGGTCGCGATCTTCGCGACCGCGCAGCGGCTCGAGCCGCCGGAGCCGGCCGAGGGGTTCGCCTCCGTCTACGAGGTGCAGGCGGCGCCGGAGGGCGCGTTCCTCGTCACTGCCCGGCCGGAGCTCGGGGCACCGTAG
- a CDS encoding NAD-dependent epimerase/dehydratase family protein, with protein sequence MHVLVAGCGWLGTALARRLVERGDRVTGIRRDPGRAAALSALGIEPLAVDLADPSAAGRLPAVDAIVACQSAGADGADAYRAAYVEANRTLLAAAARGGTRALVYTGSTGVFGQRDGSEVDEATAPAPASGTAAVLVEAESLVRGASAGPLRTSVVRLSGLYGPGRTGIVDRVRAGRLALGPGDDAWMNFCHLDDAIAFVLAALERAEGGAVYHGSDAEPARRREVVEWIAARLGMTPPRSDAPAEGPSRRIRSERTRAVLGVTLTYPSFRDGLAAAAGA encoded by the coding sequence ATGCACGTCCTCGTCGCAGGCTGCGGCTGGCTCGGGACGGCGCTCGCGCGCCGGCTCGTCGAGCGGGGCGATCGCGTCACGGGCATCCGCCGTGACCCGGGCCGGGCCGCCGCGCTCTCGGCGCTCGGGATCGAGCCGCTCGCGGTCGATCTCGCCGACCCCTCCGCGGCGGGGCGGCTCCCCGCGGTGGACGCGATCGTCGCGTGCCAGTCCGCCGGCGCGGACGGCGCGGACGCGTACCGCGCCGCGTACGTCGAGGCGAACCGGACCCTCCTCGCCGCGGCGGCTCGAGGCGGAACGCGCGCGCTGGTCTACACGGGGTCCACGGGCGTGTTCGGGCAGCGGGACGGGTCGGAGGTGGACGAGGCGACCGCGCCCGCTCCCGCGAGCGGTACCGCGGCGGTGCTGGTGGAGGCAGAGTCGCTCGTGCGCGGCGCCTCCGCGGGCCCGCTCCGCACGTCGGTGGTCCGGCTCTCCGGCCTCTACGGCCCGGGGCGGACCGGGATCGTGGACCGCGTGCGGGCCGGCCGCCTCGCGCTCGGCCCCGGCGACGACGCGTGGATGAACTTCTGCCACCTCGACGACGCGATCGCCTTCGTGCTGGCCGCGCTCGAGCGCGCCGAGGGCGGGGCGGTGTACCACGGCAGCGACGCGGAGCCCGCGCGGCGGCGCGAGGTCGTGGAGTGGATCGCCGCCCGGCTCGGCATGACTCCGCCCCGGAGCGACGCGCCCGCCGAGGGCCCGAGCCGGCGGATCCGCTCCGAGCGCACGCGGGCGGTACTCGGGGTCACGCTCACGTATCCGTCGTTCCGAGACGGTCTCGCAGCGGCCGCCGGTGCCTGA
- a CDS encoding HIT family protein — MIDPECTGCAVVRGVHAVPGGIVRRESGFVLHALADASPLRGWLVLTSERHARAWYDLAPEELAALGPLAARVMAAQRAALGAEHVYAFAIGDVLRHFHLHLVPRFAATPERLRGRGCFEGRPEDMLAEADLAAAASAVAAAMGNDRTPIR; from the coding sequence GTGATTGACCCTGAGTGCACCGGCTGCGCCGTCGTCCGCGGGGTGCACGCCGTGCCCGGTGGCATCGTCCGGCGGGAGAGCGGCTTCGTCCTCCACGCGCTGGCGGACGCCTCGCCGCTCCGCGGGTGGCTCGTCCTGACGAGCGAGCGGCACGCTCGCGCCTGGTACGACCTCGCGCCGGAGGAGCTCGCCGCGCTGGGACCCCTCGCGGCGCGCGTGATGGCCGCGCAGCGCGCGGCGCTGGGGGCGGAGCACGTCTACGCCTTCGCCATCGGCGACGTGCTCCGGCACTTCCACCTGCACCTCGTCCCGCGCTTCGCAGCCACCCCCGAGCGGCTCCGCGGGCGCGGCTGCTTCGAGGGGCGGCCCGAGGACATGCTGGCGGAGGCGGACCTCGCGGCGGCGGCCTCGGCCGTCGCGGCGGCGATGGGGAACGACCGGACGCCGATCCGCTGA
- a CDS encoding M2 family metallopeptidase, with protein sequence MRHILLVTALLLSTAAGGAAAEPSDPDARATVVAPAPSSKPPTAAEAKAFVDGVNAELKRLWIRSSTADWIKATYITDDTERNAAALNEDVMAYLSRAIAESVRFDGVKADADTARMLHLLKVASSLPAPSDAARRRELAEISAKLEGIYGKGKWCGTPAPGRAAPRCRDLQQLEEVLAKSRSYPELLDAWTGWHTISREMRPLYERLVTLGNEGAREIGFSDLGDLWRADYDMAPEAFEADVGRLWAEVKPLYDELHCYVRGRLQQAYGKAKVPDGKPIPAHLLGNMWAQDWSNLYPLVEPFKGVGSLDVDAALKRQKYDAARMVKLGEAFFTSLGLEPLPPSFWERSQLVKPRDREVVCHASAWDVTFAADLRIKMCIRPIEEDLVTIHHELGHNYYQRAYVHLPLLFQDSANDGFHEALGDAIALSVTPGYLKQVGLVPGVPKDDRGTINFQMKKALEKIAFLPFGLLIDQWRWDVFSGKVPPDRYNAAWWELRRKYQGVDAPVARSEADFDPGAKYHIPSNVPYTRYFLAHVYQFQFHQALCEAAGWKGPLHQCSIYGSKDAGKRLVAMMELGASRPWPEAYAALAGAKQADASALLAYFAPLRKWLAEQNAGRTCGW encoded by the coding sequence ATGAGACACATTCTCCTCGTCACAGCACTGCTGCTCTCCACGGCCGCGGGGGGCGCCGCCGCCGAGCCCTCCGACCCCGACGCCCGCGCGACCGTCGTCGCTCCGGCGCCCTCCTCGAAGCCGCCCACCGCCGCGGAGGCGAAGGCGTTCGTCGACGGCGTCAACGCCGAGCTGAAGCGGCTCTGGATCCGCTCGTCCACCGCCGACTGGATCAAGGCCACCTACATCACCGACGACACCGAGCGGAACGCCGCCGCCCTCAACGAGGACGTCATGGCGTACCTCTCGCGCGCCATCGCCGAGTCGGTCCGCTTCGACGGCGTGAAGGCGGACGCCGACACCGCGCGCATGCTGCACCTGCTCAAGGTCGCCTCGTCGCTGCCCGCGCCGAGCGATGCGGCCCGCCGGCGGGAGCTCGCCGAGATCTCCGCGAAGCTCGAGGGGATCTACGGCAAGGGCAAGTGGTGCGGGACGCCCGCGCCGGGCAGGGCGGCGCCGCGCTGCCGCGACCTGCAGCAGCTCGAGGAGGTCCTCGCGAAGAGCCGCAGCTACCCCGAGCTGCTCGACGCCTGGACCGGCTGGCACACCATCTCGCGCGAGATGCGCCCGCTGTACGAGCGGCTCGTCACCCTCGGCAACGAGGGGGCCAGGGAGATCGGCTTCAGCGATCTCGGCGACCTCTGGCGCGCCGACTACGACATGGCGCCCGAGGCGTTCGAGGCCGACGTCGGCCGGCTGTGGGCGGAGGTGAAGCCGCTCTACGACGAGCTCCACTGCTACGTGCGCGGCCGGCTCCAGCAGGCCTACGGGAAGGCCAAGGTCCCCGACGGAAAGCCGATCCCGGCGCACCTGCTCGGCAACATGTGGGCGCAGGACTGGTCGAACCTCTACCCGCTCGTCGAGCCGTTCAAGGGCGTGGGGAGCCTCGACGTGGACGCGGCCCTGAAGCGTCAGAAGTACGACGCGGCGCGGATGGTGAAGCTCGGCGAGGCGTTCTTCACCTCGCTCGGCCTCGAGCCGCTCCCGCCCAGCTTCTGGGAGCGCTCCCAGCTCGTGAAGCCGCGCGACCGGGAGGTGGTGTGCCACGCGAGCGCGTGGGACGTCACCTTCGCCGCCGACCTGCGCATCAAGATGTGCATCCGGCCCATCGAGGAGGACCTCGTCACCATCCACCACGAGCTGGGCCACAACTATTACCAGCGCGCCTACGTCCACCTGCCGCTGCTCTTCCAGGACAGCGCCAACGACGGCTTCCATGAGGCGCTCGGCGACGCGATCGCGCTCTCCGTGACGCCGGGATATCTGAAGCAGGTCGGGCTCGTCCCGGGCGTCCCGAAGGACGACCGCGGCACCATCAACTTCCAGATGAAGAAGGCGCTCGAGAAGATCGCCTTCCTCCCGTTCGGGCTCCTCATCGACCAGTGGCGCTGGGATGTGTTCAGCGGGAAGGTGCCGCCGGACCGCTACAACGCCGCGTGGTGGGAGCTCCGGCGGAAGTACCAGGGCGTCGACGCCCCGGTCGCGCGGAGCGAGGCCGACTTCGACCCGGGCGCCAAGTACCACATCCCCTCGAACGTCCCGTACACCCGCTACTTCCTGGCGCACGTGTACCAGTTCCAGTTCCACCAGGCGCTGTGCGAGGCGGCCGGCTGGAAGGGGCCGCTCCACCAGTGCTCGATCTACGGCTCCAAGGACGCCGGCAAGCGGCTCGTGGCGATGATGGAGCTCGGCGCGTCGCGGCCGTGGCCGGAGGCGTACGCGGCCCTCGCCGGCGCGAAGCAGGCCGACGCGTCGGCGCTGCTCGCGTACTTCGCCCCTCTCCGCAAGTGGCTCGCGGAGCAGAACGCGGGCCGCACGTGCGGGTGGTGA
- a CDS encoding CsbD family protein: MNKDQIKGKVEEIKGDVKQRIGGATKDRSTQGEGWLEEKKGQVRQGIGDLKEEVKREDERDLDRDLGRKT; the protein is encoded by the coding sequence ATGAACAAGGACCAGATCAAGGGCAAGGTCGAGGAGATCAAGGGCGACGTGAAGCAGCGCATCGGCGGCGCGACCAAGGATCGCTCGACGCAGGGCGAGGGCTGGCTCGAGGAGAAGAAGGGCCAGGTCCGCCAGGGCATCGGCGACCTGAAGGAAGAGGTGAAGCGCGAGGACGAGCGCGACCTCGACCGCGATCTCGGCCGAAAGACGTAG
- a CDS encoding efflux RND transporter permease subunit, whose protein sequence is MNLSAPFIRRPVMTTLVMASFTAFGVFAYRSLPVSDLPVVDFPTISVNASVPGASPETMAASVATPLEREFSNIAGIKSMNSSSSQGSTSVTLEFDLDRDIDSAALDVQAAISASLGKLPSTMPNPPTFRKVNPADQPILYLSLTSPTLPLSSVNRYAQDLVAQRIATVPGVAEVAIFGSQKYAVRIQLDPRALAARGIGLEEVAAAVRSSNANLPTGIIEGRDRAYTIEASGGLLTAADFREVVVAFRDGAPVRLADLGEVKDGVENDRVAAWFVQAGKDQRSVTVAVRRQPGTNTVQIAEEVQQLLPTINQQLPAAVELKVIYDRSESIRHSVVDVQFTLLLTLALVVLVIFLFLRNLPATVIPSLALPVSLVGTFGLMAALDYSLDNLSLMALTLAVGFVVDDAIVMLENIVRHMERGEPPLEAAFRGSKEIAFTIVSMTISLAAVFLPILFMGGLVGRLFEEFAVTIGAAILVSGFVSLTLTPLLCARFLKPHARERHGRFYLATERAFDASLRFYDRGLTWSLAHPRAVLAFSALVLVLMVPLWRAVPKGFLPSEDTGRLLINTEPAEGTSWDAMVRAHRNVAEIATRHPAVDHANSTVRSSSNGFVFLRLNDGDRPHVDQVIQDLRRELGAVPSVRAIPINPPPISLAGGGGRAQYSVTLQDADTEALYRSAPQLEARMRGLPSLTDVNSDLRLASPRVTVQIDRDRAAALGVSPLAIEDALYTAFGSRRVSVISAPEDQYEVLMELEPGFRLDPGALSLVYVRSGAGVNLGSGATGNLVPLDTLAKLGRTVGPLSVNHAGQLPAVNLSFNLAPGRSLGDAVQEIEAAAAEELPATVGTRFQGTAQAFQESMRGLGVLLVMAILVIYVVLGILYESFIHPITILTALPFAGFGALVTLLLFGTDLSIYAFVGIIMLVGLVKKNGIMMVDFAIEAQRAGKSPRDAIHEASLVRFRPIMMTTMAALMGTLPIALGIGAGAESRQPLGLAVVGGLLFSQFLTLYVTPVFYVWMERLRAASGRRGAATGGVGPDRSAAAPHP, encoded by the coding sequence ATGAACCTCTCCGCCCCTTTCATCCGCCGGCCCGTCATGACGACGCTCGTCATGGCGAGCTTCACGGCGTTCGGCGTCTTCGCCTACCGCTCGCTGCCGGTCTCGGACCTGCCGGTGGTGGACTTCCCCACCATCTCGGTGAACGCCTCGGTCCCCGGCGCGAGCCCGGAGACGATGGCCGCCTCGGTCGCGACGCCGCTCGAGCGCGAGTTCTCGAACATCGCCGGCATCAAGAGCATGAACTCGTCGTCGAGCCAGGGCTCGACCTCGGTCACGCTCGAGTTCGATCTCGACCGCGACATCGACTCGGCGGCGCTCGACGTGCAGGCGGCGATCTCGGCCAGCCTCGGCAAGCTCCCGTCGACGATGCCCAACCCGCCGACGTTCCGGAAGGTGAACCCGGCGGACCAGCCCATCCTCTACCTCTCGCTCACCTCTCCCACGCTGCCGCTCTCGAGCGTGAACCGCTACGCGCAGGATCTCGTCGCGCAGCGCATCGCGACGGTGCCGGGCGTGGCGGAGGTCGCCATCTTCGGATCCCAGAAGTACGCGGTGCGGATCCAGCTCGACCCGCGCGCGCTCGCGGCCCGCGGCATCGGGCTCGAGGAGGTGGCGGCCGCGGTCCGCAGCTCCAACGCGAACCTGCCCACCGGCATCATCGAGGGGCGCGATCGCGCCTACACCATCGAGGCGTCCGGCGGCCTGCTCACCGCGGCCGACTTCCGCGAGGTGGTGGTGGCGTTCCGCGACGGCGCGCCCGTGCGGCTCGCCGACCTCGGCGAGGTGAAGGACGGCGTGGAGAACGACCGCGTCGCCGCCTGGTTCGTCCAGGCCGGCAAGGACCAGCGGAGCGTCACGGTGGCGGTGCGGCGGCAGCCGGGCACGAACACCGTCCAGATCGCGGAGGAGGTGCAGCAGCTGCTCCCCACGATCAACCAGCAGCTCCCCGCGGCCGTCGAGCTGAAGGTGATCTACGACCGCTCCGAGTCGATCCGCCACTCGGTCGTGGACGTGCAGTTCACGCTGCTCCTCACGCTCGCCCTGGTGGTCCTCGTCATCTTCCTGTTCCTGCGGAACCTGCCCGCGACGGTCATCCCGAGCCTCGCCCTGCCCGTGTCCCTCGTCGGCACCTTCGGGCTCATGGCCGCGCTGGACTACTCCCTCGACAACCTCTCCCTCATGGCGCTGACGCTCGCCGTCGGGTTCGTGGTCGACGACGCCATCGTCATGCTCGAGAACATCGTCCGGCACATGGAGCGCGGCGAGCCGCCGCTCGAGGCGGCGTTCCGCGGGTCGAAGGAGATCGCCTTCACCATCGTCTCGATGACGATCTCGCTCGCCGCGGTCTTCCTCCCCATCCTCTTCATGGGCGGGCTCGTGGGGCGGCTCTTCGAGGAGTTCGCGGTCACCATCGGCGCCGCCATCCTGGTCTCCGGCTTCGTCTCCCTCACCCTCACCCCCCTCCTCTGCGCGCGCTTCCTGAAGCCCCACGCCCGGGAGCGGCACGGCCGCTTCTACCTGGCCACGGAGCGCGCCTTCGACGCGTCTCTGCGCTTCTACGATCGCGGCCTCACCTGGTCGCTCGCGCACCCGCGCGCGGTGCTCGCGTTCTCCGCGCTCGTGCTGGTGCTCATGGTCCCGCTCTGGAGGGCCGTGCCGAAGGGCTTCCTCCCGAGCGAGGACACCGGCCGGCTCCTCATCAACACGGAGCCGGCGGAGGGCACGAGCTGGGACGCGATGGTCCGGGCCCACCGGAACGTCGCCGAGATCGCCACCCGTCACCCGGCCGTGGACCACGCGAACTCGACCGTCCGCAGCTCCTCGAACGGCTTCGTGTTCCTCCGGCTGAACGACGGCGACCGGCCGCACGTGGATCAGGTCATCCAGGATCTCCGCCGCGAGCTGGGGGCCGTCCCGTCGGTGCGCGCGATCCCGATCAACCCGCCGCCCATCTCGCTCGCGGGCGGCGGCGGGCGAGCCCAGTACTCGGTCACGCTCCAGGACGCCGACACCGAGGCGCTCTACCGATCGGCGCCGCAGCTGGAGGCGCGCATGCGCGGCCTCCCTTCGCTCACCGACGTGAACTCCGACCTCAGGCTCGCCTCCCCGCGCGTGACGGTCCAGATCGACCGCGACCGCGCCGCCGCGCTCGGCGTCTCGCCGCTCGCCATCGAGGACGCCCTCTACACCGCCTTCGGCTCCCGGCGCGTGTCCGTCATCAGCGCCCCCGAGGACCAGTACGAGGTGCTGATGGAGCTCGAGCCGGGGTTCCGGCTCGACCCCGGCGCGCTCTCCCTCGTGTACGTCCGGTCCGGCGCGGGCGTGAACCTCGGCTCCGGCGCGACGGGGAACCTCGTCCCGCTCGACACCCTCGCCAAGCTGGGCCGCACGGTCGGCCCGCTGTCGGTGAACCACGCCGGGCAGCTCCCCGCCGTGAACCTCAGCTTCAACCTCGCCCCCGGACGATCGCTCGGCGACGCGGTGCAGGAGATCGAGGCAGCCGCCGCGGAGGAGCTGCCCGCCACGGTGGGTACGCGCTTCCAGGGCACGGCCCAGGCCTTCCAGGAGTCCATGCGCGGCCTCGGGGTGCTCCTCGTCATGGCGATCCTGGTCATCTACGTGGTGCTCGGGATCCTGTACGAGAGCTTCATCCACCCGATCACGATCCTCACCGCCCTGCCCTTCGCCGGGTTCGGGGCGCTCGTGACGCTCCTCCTGTTCGGCACCGACCTGTCCATCTACGCGTTCGTCGGCATCATCATGCTCGTCGGGCTCGTGAAGAAGAACGGCATCATGATGGTCGACTTCGCCATCGAGGCGCAGCGCGCGGGCAAGTCGCCGCGCGACGCGATCCACGAGGCGTCGCTCGTGCGGTTCCGCCCGATCATGATGACCACCATGGCGGCGCTCATGGGCACGCTGCCCATCGCCCTGGGGATCGGCGCGGGCGCCGAGTCGCGGCAGCCGCTCGGCCTCGCCGTGGTGGGCGGCCTCCTCTTCTCCCAGTTCCTCACGCTCTACGTGACGCCGGTGTTCTACGTGTGGATGGAGCGGCTCCGCGCAGCCAGCGGCCGCCGGGGCGCCGCGACCGGCGGCGTCGGCCCGGACCGCTCCGCCGCAGCGCCTCATCCCTAG
- a CDS encoding efflux RND transporter periplasmic adaptor subunit — MTRRAAALALALALALAATAACSRGDAGKAAGPRAVPVRASRAVEKDVPVEVRAVGRIVANQSVAVRAQVSGPIVAVRFTEGQHVKKGELLLEIDRRPYEAALAEARAKLAQDRARAENARADAKRYAGLVEKEYVTRQQHEAAGANAAALEATVAADEAAVQRAALELSYCTIRAPAAGRTGRLLVHPGNLVTANAPEPLVTIEQVQPVFASFSIPERHLAALRGRALGLPVRVRPAGSAQDQAGSLAFIDNAVDPATGTILLKARLGNEDEALWPGQVVDVFLRIAERARAVVVPASAVASGQQGDYAYVVSDERKAQLRPVVVEQAGAEEAVISKGIAAGELVVTEGQLKLRPDAPVELLGERGTAPAAGGAPEAKGAAR; from the coding sequence ATGACCCGCCGCGCCGCCGCGCTCGCCCTCGCCCTCGCCCTCGCCCTCGCCGCCACCGCCGCCTGCTCGCGCGGCGACGCCGGCAAGGCCGCCGGCCCCCGCGCCGTCCCCGTGCGCGCGTCGCGCGCCGTCGAGAAGGACGTCCCCGTCGAGGTCCGCGCGGTGGGCCGGATCGTCGCGAATCAGTCCGTCGCGGTGCGCGCGCAGGTGTCGGGGCCCATCGTCGCCGTCCGCTTCACGGAAGGTCAGCACGTGAAGAAGGGCGAGCTCCTCCTCGAGATCGACCGCCGCCCCTACGAGGCCGCGCTCGCCGAGGCGCGGGCGAAGCTCGCGCAGGATCGCGCCCGGGCCGAGAACGCGCGCGCCGACGCGAAGCGCTACGCCGGCCTCGTCGAGAAGGAGTACGTGACCCGCCAGCAGCACGAGGCCGCGGGTGCGAACGCGGCCGCGCTCGAGGCGACGGTCGCCGCCGACGAGGCGGCGGTCCAGCGCGCGGCCCTCGAGCTCTCCTACTGCACCATCCGCGCGCCGGCCGCCGGGCGGACCGGGCGCCTGCTCGTCCACCCGGGCAACCTCGTGACCGCCAACGCGCCGGAGCCGCTGGTCACGATCGAGCAGGTGCAGCCGGTGTTCGCGTCGTTCTCCATCCCCGAGCGGCACCTCGCCGCGCTCCGCGGGCGGGCGCTCGGCCTCCCCGTGCGCGTGCGCCCCGCGGGGAGCGCGCAGGACCAGGCCGGCTCCCTCGCGTTCATCGACAACGCGGTCGATCCGGCGACCGGCACGATCCTGCTCAAGGCCCGCCTCGGGAACGAGGACGAGGCGCTCTGGCCCGGGCAGGTGGTGGACGTCTTCCTGCGGATCGCGGAGCGCGCCCGCGCCGTGGTGGTGCCCGCGTCCGCGGTGGCGTCGGGCCAGCAGGGGGACTACGCGTACGTGGTGAGCGACGAGCGCAAGGCCCAGCTCCGCCCCGTGGTCGTCGAGCAGGCGGGCGCGGAGGAGGCGGTGATCTCGAAGGGGATCGCCGCGGGCGAGCTCGTGGTGACCGAGGGGCAGCTCAAGCTGCGCCCCGACGCGCCCGTGGAGCTGCTCGGGGAGCGCGGGACGGCGCCCGCCGCCGGAGGCGCGCCGGAGGCGAAGGGCGCGGCCCGATGA